A single genomic interval of Terriglobus albidus harbors:
- a CDS encoding GMC family oxidoreductase, whose translation MADDIFDFVVVGSGAGGGPVAANLALAGYSVLVLEAGGDNSGYNYRIPCFHPFASEDPAMSWDFFVRHYGDQAMQQKDTKFVAEQNGIFYPRAGTLGGCTAHNAMITVYPQNSDWEYLQALTGDSSWAPENMRRYFERIEHCDYVSSFRRLKEAILGILLGKGSNPSRHGFSGWLHTQVANPKMVFKDEELLKLVTLAAVKGLANHIDNVGLALETLFDPNDWRAVTSTSREGVILTPLATRSGCRNSTRERLLDAAGRSQGRLQIQLNALASRVVFEGTRAVGVEYLAGKGLYRASRETAQGDQPETRIVRARHEVILSGGAFNSPQLLMLSGIGNENELRDLSIGVVKHLPGVGQNLQDRYEVGIVSQMEKPFALLHGASFKAPVDGEQGDEAFQAWSKGTGVYTSNGAAIAITKRSTPDKPDPDLFIFGLPSSFEGYVPGYSNALRQYQNRFTWAVLKAHTRNTAGYVKLRSADPRDVPEINFRYFGEGNDTKQEDLQAVVKGVQFVREINEEIRKLVGMTEEWPGAAVNSEQQIAEFVQHEAWGHHASCTNKIGPASDPMAVLDNRFRVHGTQGLRVVDASVFSRIPGYFIVSAVYMIAEKASDVILEDAKASQPSGGVSR comes from the coding sequence GTGGCAGATGACATCTTTGACTTTGTAGTGGTAGGCTCCGGTGCGGGCGGCGGTCCCGTCGCGGCCAACCTAGCATTAGCTGGTTATTCGGTGCTGGTTCTTGAAGCCGGCGGCGACAACAGCGGATATAACTACCGAATCCCTTGTTTTCATCCCTTCGCGAGTGAAGACCCGGCAATGAGCTGGGATTTCTTTGTGCGTCACTATGGCGACCAGGCGATGCAGCAGAAGGATACGAAGTTTGTTGCCGAACAGAACGGCATCTTTTATCCGCGCGCTGGAACGCTCGGCGGCTGTACCGCTCATAATGCAATGATCACCGTCTACCCGCAGAACAGTGACTGGGAGTACCTGCAGGCACTGACCGGTGACAGTTCATGGGCGCCTGAGAACATGAGGCGGTATTTCGAACGGATCGAGCATTGCGACTACGTCTCTTCCTTTCGGCGCTTGAAGGAGGCGATCCTGGGGATATTGCTGGGCAAAGGATCGAACCCTTCCCGCCACGGTTTCAGCGGTTGGCTGCACACGCAGGTCGCAAATCCGAAGATGGTCTTCAAGGATGAAGAGCTGCTGAAGCTGGTAACGCTGGCGGCGGTAAAAGGCCTTGCCAACCATATCGACAATGTTGGGCTTGCGCTGGAGACTCTCTTTGATCCAAATGACTGGCGTGCGGTCACAAGTACAAGTCGTGAAGGTGTAATACTGACGCCGCTGGCGACGAGGTCCGGTTGCCGCAATAGTACGCGGGAACGTCTGCTCGATGCAGCCGGCCGTAGCCAGGGTCGCTTACAGATCCAGTTGAACGCCCTGGCTTCGCGTGTCGTATTTGAAGGAACGCGCGCTGTTGGTGTGGAATATCTCGCCGGAAAGGGCTTATATCGGGCATCGCGGGAGACCGCACAGGGCGATCAGCCTGAGACGAGGATTGTTCGTGCGCGGCATGAAGTCATTCTTTCGGGCGGTGCATTCAACAGTCCACAACTGCTGATGCTTTCGGGCATTGGGAATGAGAATGAGCTTCGCGACTTGAGTATCGGTGTCGTGAAGCATCTGCCCGGGGTGGGACAAAACCTCCAGGACCGCTACGAAGTTGGAATTGTCTCCCAGATGGAGAAGCCGTTCGCCCTGCTGCATGGAGCCTCGTTCAAGGCGCCGGTCGATGGCGAACAAGGGGACGAGGCTTTTCAAGCCTGGAGCAAGGGCACAGGGGTTTATACGTCGAATGGCGCGGCGATCGCGATCACGAAGCGCTCCACGCCAGACAAGCCCGATCCTGACCTGTTTATCTTTGGCCTGCCGTCGTCCTTCGAAGGATATGTCCCGGGCTACTCAAATGCACTCAGGCAATACCAGAATCGCTTCACCTGGGCCGTGTTGAAAGCGCATACCAGGAATACCGCCGGCTATGTGAAGCTGCGCAGCGCGGATCCGCGTGATGTTCCAGAGATCAACTTCCGCTACTTCGGTGAAGGAAACGATACAAAGCAGGAAGATCTGCAAGCCGTCGTGAAGGGTGTGCAGTTTGTGCGGGAGATTAACGAGGAGATCCGGAAACTTGTCGGTATGACAGAGGAGTGGCCCGGTGCAGCCGTCAACTCAGAGCAGCAGATTGCGGAGTTCGTACAGCATGAAGCGTGGGGACATCATGCTTCATGCACCAACAAGATTGGCCCGGCAAGCGATCCTATGGCCGTTCTTGATAACCGCTTCCGCGTCCATGGCACACAAGGTCTGCGCGTTGTAGACGCTTCCGTATTTTCCCGTATTCCCGGATATTTCATCGTGAGCGCGGTGTACATGATT